A stretch of Lactuca sativa cultivar Salinas chromosome 6, Lsat_Salinas_v11, whole genome shotgun sequence DNA encodes these proteins:
- the LOC111908537 gene encoding L-type lectin-domain containing receptor kinase IX.1 encodes MSSSSSTSLSPLHQISFIIFIVCSSLFFFAMSESVNFEFPDFVADQTNIVYSGDAKPSAGGAIEFNRVNESVYRVSHATYADAVHIWDSKSGKLSNFTTHFTFIIETQPGITPGHGLSFFLAPVGFQIPPNSGAGYLGLFNSSYTNSYQNQIVFVEFDSFSNIWDPGFPHVGINKNWLTSANYTAWNASLHSGDPADAWVSYNAETQLLNLSWRYGADNTSGENTSLSYQVNLKEVLPEWVTIGFSAATGNAIERHILRYWKFNSSLNIDDENEDRSKKMKLAVGITIPLSVLLVGGIVIFWRKKNHLQRSQETVALTSMNDDLERGTGPRRFSYQDLILATNNFSDDQKLGEGGFGCVYKGYLSRDGIAIAVKKISQGSKQGKKEYITEVKIISSLRHRNLVQLIGWCHDQTQFLLVYEFLPNGSLDSHLFNKRSPLEWTVRYKIATGLACALLYLHEECEQCVVHRDIKASNIMLDLGFNVKLGDFGLARIMDHEFGIQTTGLAGTLGYIAPEYVSTGKASKESDVYSFGVVALEIACGRKVNDRVDQNSDLGLVQWVWDLLGKGQLLSGVDQMMRTEFVVKEVECLMMVGLWCAHPDRNVRPSIRQAIQVLKFESALPNLPVKMPVAMYYAAPVASVVSFSGGTMTNNSMDLVR; translated from the coding sequence ATGAGTTCCTCTTCCTCGACTTCCTTATCTCCACTACATCAAATTTCTTTTATCATCTTCATCGTGTGTTCTTCCTTGTTCTTCTTCGCCATGTCTGAATCAGTGAACTTCGAGTTCCCTGATTTTGTCGCCGACCAAACTAATATAGTGTATTCAGGTGATGCCAAACCTTCAGCTGGTGGAGCCATCGAGTTTAACAGAGTCAATGAAAGCGTCTATCGTGTTTCCCATGCCACGTATGCAGATGCAGTACACATATGGGACAGCAAATCTGGGAAGCTCTCGAATTTCACAACTCACTTCACTTTCATCATCGAGACACAACCTGGGATAACCCCTGGCCATGGATTGTCGTTCTTTCTTGCTCCAGTTGGCTTCCAAATCCCACCCAACTCAGGTGCTGGTTACTTAGGCCTGTTCAACTCAAGTTACACTAACTCGTACCAAAACCAAATAGTATTCGTTGAGTTTGATTCATTCTCAAACATCTGGGATCCGGGATTTCCACACGTGGGTATAAACAAGAACTGGCTTACATCAGCTAATTACACTGCTTGGAATGCTAGTTTGCACAGCGGGGATCCTGCTGATGCTTGGGTCTCTTACAATGCTGAAACTCAGCTGCTGAACCTGTCTTGGCGATATGGGGCTGATAACACTTCTGGAGAGAATACGAGTCTTTCATATCAAGTTAACTTGAAGGAAGTTCTTCCGGAGTGGGTAACAATTGGATTCTCGGCTGCCACTGGTAATGCAATCGAGAGACATATCCTTCGATACTGGAAGTTCAATTCAAGTTTGAATATCGATGATGAAAATGAAGATAGGTCAAAGAAGATGAAACTAGCAGTGGGAATAACGATCCCACTCAGTGTTTTACTTGTAGGAGGTATAGTAATCTTTTGGAGAAAAAAGAATCATCTTCAAAGGTCACAAGAGACTGTTGCTTTGACATCCATGAACGATGATCTTGAACGAGGAACAGGACCTAGAAGGTTTTCTTATCAGGATCTCATTTTAGCTACCAACAACTTCTCTGATGATCAGAAGTTAGGCGAAGGAGGATTCGGGTGTGTCTATAAAGGCTATTTATCCCGTGATGGCATCGCAATAGCAGTCAAGAAGATTTCACAGGGTTCAAAACAGGGAAAGAAAGAGTACATAACCGAAGTGAAGATCATCAGCAGTTTAAGGCACAGAAACTTGGTTCAACTCATCGGTTGGTGCCATGACCAAACACAATTCTTGCTCGTCTACGAGTTTCTGCCAAACGGAAGCCTTGACTCTCATCTATTCAACAAAAGAAGTCCACTTGAATGGACTGTGAGATACAAGATCGCTACAGGTTTAGCTTGTGCGTTACTCTATCTCCATGAAGAGTGTGAACAATGTGTGGTGCATCGAGATATCAAAGCAAGCAACATCATGCTTGATTTAGGATTCAATGTGAAGCTTGGAGACTTCGGATTGGCTCGGATCATGGACCATGAATTCGGTATACAAACAACTGGCTTAGCTGGAACTCTCGGTTACATTGCTCCTGAGTACGTGTCAACAGGGAAGGCCAGTAAAGAGTCGGATGTGTATAGCTTTGGGGTGGTTGCATTAGAGATTGCTTGTGGGCGAAAGGTGAATGATAGAGTTGACCAAAATTCTGATCTTGGATTGGTGCAGTGGGTTTGGGATTTACTTGGAAAGGGTCAGCTGCTTTCAGGTGTGGATCAGATGATGAGAACGGAATTTGTTGTGAAAGAAGTTGAATGTTTGATGATGGTGGGGCTATGGTGTGCACATCCTGATCGGAATGTGAGGCCTTCCATCAGGCAAGCAATTCAGGTGCTCAAGTTTGAGTCTGCACTACCAAATCTTCCGGTGAAGATGCCGGTGGCCATGTACTATGCAGCACCGGTTGCATCTGTAGTTAGTTTTAGTGGCGGCACGATGACCAACAATAGCATGGATCTGGTACGATGA